The stretch of DNA GGGGCCATTACAGCAAAAGCTTGGTGATATGATGGGTTACGTagctcattccaccactggAGATAAAAAACGAACTAGCATAGATAGATGTAAATCTCTGAATTGGGAGATCAACTGGACAGCGCTTGGTTGCAGAAGAGAGGTCTGTCAGTGGTGAAGTGTTATTAAACAGTCAGTGTATCGGGGAGCCGTGTCTGGAGGTGCCTAGTAGGACAGCCAGGACTGGTACCCAGTGCAGAGAGAACAGGATCTAGAAAAACTGTAGTCattaaatcacacaaaaaaagaagcagTGAACGGCAAACTAAAATTTTACAATGTAAACTggctatttaaaaaacaatttagTCTCAGAAGATAATAGAAGTTGGTCGAATGCATCTCAATTTTTTTTACCGTATTAAAGAACTAAACTTTGCCCACTTGGACGCGAATGCAATGTGAGAAGAGGTAGGCTGTCCTTATCATATCTCCGCCCCCAAGAACCTCTTTAAATTGTCCTAAACTCCCCCTGGCTCCCGctttctttatttcatttgaaggaCGCAACGGGCTATTTTTAGCATACTTTGGGCCGGCTCCTGGATCCGACATTTTTATTTGGTAATATACTTGCTTCTGTCTCTTGTTGATATGCTATTTATGTCTACCGCCCTCGAaatgaatgtgttatttaaaGGGGCTGGTGCACACCGATTCCTTCAGCCATAGGCAGACGAACAGTAGCACAGCTCAAGGTTTAAACCGGCTTGGTTGACAGACTGTCAGGTTGCAGGAGGGGATTTTTTTGGCTAATTTAATCGGAGCACATTatctgggggagggggttgcGGAAGGACACCCAACGAAAAAATCCCAGGAACATTGTTAGTTTGCGAGGGCTACAGCGGCCTAGCttgtgtgtaagtgaatggcgGCCACCTGAAATTGCTTTGCTGGAGTGGAGTGTTTGCTTTTGTGTTGATACAGACAAATAACGTTGAAATCCTGCCTGCTACCAATTCCTCTTTGCCGATGTGGTGGTCTCGCACGCTACACATTGTGCAGAGGGATTATTTGTCATGATTGTCCTCGCTTGAATTGTAAAGACCGAATACGGTTTATCCACCGTTTCAGTCGACTGAGGGCTGTAAACTTGGAAAGCGTTTAACTTACTGCGTTgtattttcccttttcttttagATCTGTCCGTTATTCGAACCATTCCTTGTGTTCGTGTTGTCAGATTTGACGAGTTGTTTTGATCCGATCTGAATTCCTTGGTTATTATGAGGGTATGCAATTAATCGTTTTCCCCCAGCTCGACCGTTGAATGCAAACGTAGTGGTATGTAACCTCCTTGCTATTGCCGTTCTCcctgctaacgttagctagttgaGCTAACCTCCGCTGAATTTGTGTGCCTTAACACGTTAGCCAACTATGGTGTTAGTGTTTGCTCCATGAGCACTCGCAGATGTTCACTGCTAACGTTGGCTGGGGATATTCCGTTTATCCGATTAGCTCGCTTGAGACTATACCAAGAGCTTGTTGCTAGCTCGCTAATAAATGCATTATGAACATACGCACACCGATGGTGTTAAAGTTCCAGCAAGCTGCTTCCGAAAGAGCGCTTATTGTTTACAGCCTACTACAAGTTAACAGGGAGAAAGGTATTTGGTGTACTTGTTGTAGCTATTGTTTCACCCATCTGGCTCGCTACACATGGCCCCTGACTGGATTTTCACCGTTTAGATAATGTGTCCACTTTACACGTCTGCCATGTTGGTTGGTAGTTGGCTAGCTTTACCTGCTAAATGATGGGGTTAGAGCGCGCTCtttgcggtgtgtttgggaatgGCGTCCGTTTACTTTGTGTTGTCCTCAAGTGAACTGATGGATTTTAAAAACTCGTGTGCACCCGATCTACTAGCTACCACCATGGACAGTCTTACACTCCTGTCAGACTGCATTTTGCTCCCGAtaccttgtttttttaaaattgttttcttTACCAGCCGATGCAGTAATGTGATGGGAATGTAGGACTTCCACTTTGGGGACCTTAACGTACATTAGACTGGCTTTACGCGCCTAGATTGGGTTGCAGGCACGCTAGTTCCGTAGACCCGCGGGGGTGTCCGTAGACGtctaaactttttaaaaatcacttcATGATTTTTCCCCTGTCAGGAAAGGCACTTAAAGGGTCATTTTAAAATTGCAGGGGAAAAAACGTCAAGCAGCAAAATGAATGTTAGACGTATACATTAAATCATGTCACTACTTAATGACTTAATGgcaaaaaatgcattaattcattaataccTTTTACCCAAGTTATGCATGATTGCAATTGAAGTTGTATGAGCTACATTTATCAGTACATAAGGTAAACCGGTACAGCAACAGAGTTCAAACTACCAATTAAAGTAAATATTATGAGGTATACATTGTCAACTGCCACTGAATAAATCCGTCTGGGCGACTAACTGAATCTCAGCAGTTAAACTGCAGGGTCCGTTGGCAGTTCTTGCTCTGCCGTCGGCCCAGACACCTAACCTAAATATACAATTCCAGACTAATTATGAGGTGTTCAAACAAAAAGAATATTTAGGATAGGTGTGGAGAAAGTGGAATAGGGGGACAGATAAAATAAGGTCCAATGACAGGCTGAAACATTCTACAGCTACTCTGCCTAGAAATGGATTGGATTTATTGTGTACATATTGCAATTTACAGTTAAGACTAGAAGACAAATGTTATAATAATGTCACTTTTATACGAAACCCATGACAGTCTGAGAAGGACACGGGTGAGTGTGAAACTGTCAGAAAAGGGAAGAGCTGAGACTGGCAGTGGTTTTAAACTGTGATTTCAGTGTTTCCCGCAGTGATTCATATAAAAACCGGCCCGCCTTAATTAACGttggattaaaaaaaggaaatcgcttaaaaataaataaataaatctgactGCGTCGCAAGATGACGTCAAATAGCGACATCTGCTGGTTGAAAATAACATTGCGGAGTTTGTCATATAATCGTTGTCAAATGGGACCAACTTCGAGGCGAGTGAATTATTAATCTTCACTCCATAAAATACCAACATAACCGGTCTGTTTCGCTACTTAGCACGATCATTTTCTCATGCTATTGCGAAACCATGACTTTTGCACGTCTGTTATTCGACagttatcagtagattagcggCTAGTTACAGTAGGCAAAATCAACTTTTCAAATGAGTTAATTTCTCTCGCATTGTAAGGAGAGATGGCAGATAAAAATCAGCCACATAATATGATCGTTAATGAGAATGAATAGGCTACATTATAAATCATCCATGAAGACCTATTCAAACAACCGCACCTGTATTTATACACGTATTTAAttatatacacatttttaataaatattttttaaattaaaagctGGATTGCTGctattttgtattaattttttGTAATATACCGTATaggccattttaaatgtgaagtcACATAATAAAGATAAAACATCTGAGAGGGTCACTCACAGAGGAAGGACGTTCACTACCAAAAACAGTGCCTTCCTGAACTCTGAAAAGCCAGGCAGCGGACCTGGTCTTGTGCTGCAGACTCAAGACTACCGTTCAAAATGGATATCCTGGATATCTTCCCGTTTCGCCATTCCGACCATAATTTGGCACCCTGGATTCTGCTAATTACCAGCACAATAAGatcgctgttgaatgaggtgtgctttgttagggttggagtgaaatcgTACAAGGCAGTcgatctccaagaacagggttgggcagtgaACTATGCCGAAATTGTGAAATTACAACATTGCTTTCTCATTTAAGCACTTGTCCAGTCTTAATCGCTTTGCGCGGTTTTGTGTGCTCCAAAATCAACACGGAACTTTGtcataatttgtcatttttctgcaggcataatgtaaatatattttacatgttattGATACTGTGTGTATGGTAGGCTATGTAAATCAAGGGACCGGACTGCAGTCAAAGGTCAGGCATCCAGATTGAGCAGAGGAACAGCGTTTGAGTTCTGGTGAACAAATTTTCCGTTTGTGCTTATTACACTTGCATTTGTAACTCCAGACCAGCGttcagtttatttattcattataattttttttttcgcgAAGATTGCGTCTTTTTATCTGTAATAAGTGAAGCCAAAGTGTTCGCTTACCAGTCGTTTCGGCGTGCGGTTCAGCTACTCGCGTAGCCGTCGCCTGGGCACGCGCAGAAATAGCCGCCGGAAGCGACCGTTGTGGTGGTACTGTTGAGTTCCTTCCgtttttgattaatgtttttcCACAATGCAAGGGTTTAATATCGGAAAAAATCTTAAGTAGTGTTTATGAAGTGTCATTTGGTGCAATATTGTGGAAACGGAGGCCTGTATATGCAGATTTTCATTCCAAAAATGGCATAATTGcaattttaacaagctgctaCTAAGTCTCTTGATTCACCTCAGACTTTAATTTGATAtcggttaaataatttatttgtctttatgtaattgtttgcaatatagctcAATGTGAACTTGGGATTTTTATTCTTCACGGCAGCCTTAATGTGGTTTAAGAAGTtttaatccctctaaacatgaagcgcctaattaagaaaaattaacagcttgttaaaactctgggattgcaattgtggttggaaaacACTGGTATAATCCACCTGAGGTTGCGTTCCTGCAGAAAGCTCTCAAACTGAAATCCCAGGGGGcggctgtgtctgctggtttttgacaTGCTTAATGTAAGcctttgattggctaaagagtctgtTTCCAAAGCCtaaactggctgctgattgacaggaaaccacaaacaccagcagaGACTGCGGCCCTCTGCAGTGTGAGACCCCTGCTCTCATGGTCAGCCTGTTTCTAgatatgtttaaatgtaatgcaGTTGTTCCTCTTCtgtttaaaatacaataaaaaacattttatatgccccccccccccccccttctgattcACAGTAAATATTTAAGTCATGTTAACCTCACTGTCTCTGGGGTAATGTGATTTATCTTGGGTGTGTACTTCTAGATTAGGCTCCATGTCAGAGGTCTCACAAAATCACGACTGTATTGGTTGTTTGTGTAGCAGTGCATGGATGAATATGGCGTCTGTTTAACATTTCAGAATAAGCGGTGAAAATGAGTGACCCAAGCGCAAAGGGCAATCAAGCCGTCTCTCCGAAAGAGAAGGACGGAGCCGAGAAGAGGGGCCGCGGGAGACCCCGAAAACAGTCCAAGGTAAAGAGCGTTCGGGAGGGTGGCACTCCTGACAGGAGGAGTAAGGCCCTTTCACACTCAAAATGCTCATGGAGTACTAGCATTGTAATACTGCCTTTAGTCAAATTGTTTACGTAAATCAACAGATAAAAATCAGCAAAATATCAGGCTCTTTCCAGCCACGAACAAGCTGATCAActtccccatctccctcccctcctccactgcttcctccacctcctcttgaTGTCGTGCAAATCTCTAAACACCGAGTGACTGGGTGGAATCAGGAGTGGTATACGGAAGAATGGCTGTCATTAGAAAACGGAACATGGAGAGTAGaacgttatttattttcacatgatCGTTAATGAGAATTAATAGGCTACATTGTAAATCATCCACGAAGACCTATTCAAACAACCGCACCTGTATTTATAcacatgtttatttatatatatctatatatatttatttatttatttagttagttaaaaaaaataagataaaagtATGTTGTTGAGGTGGAAGTATGCACTCCTTACAGGAGGAGTAAGAGGGCTCGGGAGAGTGGAAGCATGCAACCCTGATAGGAAGAGTAAGGCCCTTTCACACTCAAAATGCTCATGGAGTATTTAAGAGtaattttttgtacatttaaaaaataaaatattaataatttattcagTGTGACAGAGACTCCTAGTAAGTACTTattggtctaatagtaataaggattaacactaaaaggttatttgtaatcatgtgattgtctttaacacacattgtcaattaagaataatTAAGAAAATGACTAGCATTGTACTAGCATTGTAATACTGCCTTTAGTCCACAATTGTTGACGTGAATCAGCACGGAACACAAATCTAAAGCCCCAGGATGAAATGAAAAGCTCAAACACGATGGGgaaaaatatgcatgtgtgcctttaaataaatgtaatgcgtTAATCTGCTTCTGACATAATGCATACCATTCAAACTGTCTAAATAACAGCCCTTCACAATAAATTGTTTGGTTGTCAGTTTAGTCATTGTTGGAATGTGGAACCTCTGCttgattaaattttttttgccTATAATTTCATTGAAATACTATACTTAAATGTGGAGACTCTTCCTCTTGGCCAGTTTAAACGGTTTATGTGCGCATACGAGAAACAAAGCCACGATCCCTTCTACTCCACTGAACAAGAAAGGCCCATTAGAACCTTTAACGTGTGCAAATATGTAGCAGCCATTTTCTACGTGGACTCTAACCCCTCCCCACTGCTCTGGAAATGTCATGTTCAAGCACGCGTCTGTAATGGGGTCTTCAGGAATTACACACAATCCCTGTCATGGCCCTCGGTGGTCTGTTGTGAGTGCAACCCTCGGTCAGGGCATTGGGGCAGCTACACTGCATTTGGCGGTAATGTGTAATTTTCACATGTTCACTTTTTTTCAgggttatttatatatatatatatatatatatatatatataatttttttttttttctaggtgtagccacaataagatccacacagttgttgggcccttgtgcaaggcccttaaccctgcattgctccaggggaggattatatcctgcttagtctaatcaactgtacgtcgctctggataagatcgtctgccaaatgccattaatgtaatgtaatgtcacccTGTCATACTGGGGTCCCTGAATCACAAAAGGTTCAAAAGCCCCGCAGACTAGATGCATCTGGCCTAGTTGCTGGTGAATATACCTAACGTACCGTACCCAACATCCTCCTCAACTTACTCCCCTGGACAGGAGCCCAGCGGGTCCCCAACTCCAAAGAGGCCCAGAGGCCGTCCGAAGGGCAGCAAGAAGAGTCACACCACCAAGAGCAAAGTAAGTCTGTCCATTACACATCCCCTGGCGGCCATTTTTATAGTCCCAGGGTTTGTAGTCCTGCCTTATGGATAGTAACGTGAAGCCCTATTTTTGGCTGAGATACAGAAACTGTCGAAGGTAGTAACCACATGCAACATGGATGAAGCTTTGAAGTTGCATATGGATGTATTCTAAATAAAACTTGCATTTCCCTGAACctaactaaataaatacaatagaTCCCTAGTCCCAACAGATACCAAATCTACTGCCCAATGATAGATGTGTGTTAACGTTTTGGGTATCTTATCTACAGTGTCTGACATGGCATCCCCCCCACCTGGGAATTGAGCCTACAGTCTCGCAGTTGCAAGTTCCAGGTCACCGTTAAGCTACACTGCCACCCCGTTAACATGtagttgccatggaaacatttTTTCCTGTCTCAGTTCCCGCCCCCTCCCGCTGTGCTGAGTGTTGGTGTGTCAGAGAAAGATGTCGGGTCTGATGCCTGATCAGTGTTCAGCCTCCCTGTGCCCAGTGCTGCCTGCCCCCCCAGCACTTCTCACAACCCGAGACTGCTAGCTTGCCTTACACCAGGCATCTGGAAACTCAAGTCCTGAAAGACTTGCAGcatttgctgtttttttgggggggtgacCGTGCTCTTACCTGTTTGAAGAGTCGGTAGGTATTGGAATGTACAGTCAGTGATTCTTTTAGATCGTTGTTTGGCTAAAaagtcaatttatttatttattttattttattttttttgtgtgtgaagtgCCTGCTggtgacaataaaaaaaactaaaaaaaaacttaagaTGCACGATGCGGGCCATGTGAACGTGCCGTCCGGTATAAACGCACGTTTGGGTTTTATCTCCAGCAGAAAGCCACGGGGACCACAGCGGAAAAGCGCAGAGGAAGACCTAAGAAGGAGGTGAGAATATCTCAGTGTCTGTGTCGCTGTTCGGAGAAGCTTGTTCATTATGGAGATTGTCTTATTGTctgttctgtgagtgtgtctgtgagtctctgtcGGTCTGCCTGCTTTTGTCTTTCTGGGTATGGGAGGCTGTTACCCCTTTCCCTCACCGAACAAAGCCTGAAGGCCCATTTTGTGCTTTAATATAGAGCCTGGTaagggttttttatttattttttattcccagATATTCATTACTCCCAAGCCCCAGCTGCACAGTGGCCTGAATGCTTATTCCAGTGTCCTTCTCCGGTGTGCATCAGCAGCTACCAGGCTTTCAGCAGTGTTCAGCATTCATCTACATACGGCTGGAGGCCAGCAGTTTACAGGGCTTCAGTTTTGCTGCGGTTTCTGAGCCCGCATGATTAACAGCTCATTCCATATCAAAATCCTGCCTGATCCAGCACTGCAAGAAAAATAATGTCTTGTCTAAAGTGCTCTGTCTTGTAATGACATTtaaattcttcttttttctaTCAAATGGAAAATATAAGCTTGACAACTGATTCTTGCCCCATTGGCAAACTGTTTCTTACCTCATCTTTTGTAGCAAAAAATTAGTAGAAATTTAGatgttaaatgaaaatataaggctaaaatgcttgttgagaTTGATATTGAAGCTGctctaattttattttataataatttttaaaaataaattatttatttattaatttttccTATTCAAATTAGGAAAATGGATTTGGCATTTTACTTTTGCTTTAGTTAAAAGAAAGAATGTCCCACAAACATGTCAAGGGCTTGCAGATATTATAATGGTGGACTGGTGTACAACGTAAGCATACAATCTGGCAGTTTGGTTTCGGGTCATTTCAACTATGGAATTTTTCTGGAGTTTAGTTTTGGGAAGTTAGGATTTGAGTTACTGACATAGTTATGAGATTAAAAACGACCAGCCAACAGTTGCATTGTTCTGCTGTTCTTTTCAAATTCCTGTAAACAGCAGAGTTGTTACTGTAATTCACTGGGTAATTCAAGTGAGCTTGCCAGCAGTGTGGTTGAGTATTCTTGAAGCGGACTGAATCTGAGGAGACAGGACGgctgtagtggctaaggtacatgactaggacgtggaaggttgttggttcaagccctggtgtagctatGCTAAGATCAACAccgctgctgggcccttgagcaaggccattaaccccacattgcagcAGGGGGGAattgtctcctccttagtctaattctaagtctctttggatgaaacgtaaaactgtaatgtaatgcatcacTTTCTCTGCAGGAGAAAGAAGAGCAGGGAGACAAGGCTTcgtctgaggaagaggaggaggaggaaggagaagaaCAGTAAATGGCAGTTACTACCTCATCATTCATTATGCTGACTTCCTGTCAACTACAACTGGACTGAAACACCAAAtcggtcaccccccccccccccccaccccagttcTCACCCTCTACCTCTGCCCTGATCAGAGAGGGTGGTGGGGCACTCATGTCACAAACTTGCAACGGCACTGGAAtgaaattttatatatatatatatatatatacacttaaatatatgtatgtatatgacatatatacatatacgtgtgtgtgagtgattataGTCTGCATATCCATATTTATGTAAGTAAAggaaagtgggggaaaaaaaaaaactaacgaCTGCCCGTTCCATTTTCAGACGGGTTTTAAAATTCACAAACGGTGGTCTTTTTGTACTGGACAAGttagcaaaaataaatgtctctccctcctttgtAATTTCCAGAGAAGTGGGACTCTTTGGCCCAGTAGGGTTTGTTTGGCGGTAGATTAGTGCAGTGTATAGTTAGGAGTGCCCCTCCCTTTTTCACGGTGTAATGTTTTGTAGTTATTGCTGTGTAGCTCCCATTCCTGCCCCCTTGCCCAGATAGGTCCATGCGGTTGTGTAGGCTTGTGTTCCAGGCAGTTCGGTCTGAAAAGGGTGCTGCTGTACAGAAACATTCCCAGGGTAAGCTGAAGTGGTGCTTTAGCCATCATAGGTTAACTCCTCAACAACCAAACCTTCTGCcgtttgtttttaaaagctttCAGACTAGGTCTCATTTGTGTCGTATGTTGTTTTAAATCCAGATCTGTACATACAGGGGCCGTTTCTGTACCCTTGTGTTCAGAGTGGTGATACTGCTATGCGCTGCTTAACAGACAGGGGGTGCTCTATCCACCCGTGTCCATCTCTCTCCGTTGATTGTGTGGTTCAGGTCCAGCAGTGTCCATGTGCTCTGGGTACTTTACCCACAACACCAGTCCTGGAGTGCCCAACAAACAAACCTCACCTCAGCCATCATTAACCGCTCTTTCCATTCCAGTCTTGTGCTAAAGCCAATGGCACCAGTGCTCTATGACCTTCCTTCAGTCAAAAACTTGAGAGCAAAGACTGCccaaccctcttcctggagatctactatcctgt from Conger conger chromosome 14, fConCon1.1, whole genome shotgun sequence encodes:
- the LOC133110587 gene encoding high mobility group protein HMG-I/HMG-Y-like isoform X4, with the protein product MSDPSAKGNQAVSPKEKDGAEKRGRGRPRKQSKEPSGSPTPKRPRGRPKGSKKSHTTKSKKATGTTAEKRRGRPKKEEKEEQGDKASSEEEEEEEGEEQ
- the LOC133110587 gene encoding high mobility group protein HMG-I/HMG-Y-like isoform X1, which translates into the protein MSDPSAKGNQAVSPKEKDGAEKRGRGRPRKQSKEPSGSPTPKRPRGRPKGSKKSHTTKSKQKATGTTAEKRRGRPKKEIFITPKPQLHSGLNAYSSVLLRCASAATRLSAVFSIHLHTAGGQQFTGLQFCCGF
- the LOC133110587 gene encoding high mobility group protein HMG-I/HMG-Y-like isoform X3, whose protein sequence is MSDPSAKGNQAVSPKEKDGAEKRGRGRPRKQSKEPSGSPTPKRPRGRPKGSKKSHTTKSKQKATGTTAEKRRGRPKKEEKEEQGDKASSEEEEEEEGEEQ
- the LOC133110587 gene encoding high mobility group protein HMG-I/HMG-Y-like isoform X2, encoding MSDPSAKGNQAVSPKEKDGAEKRGRGRPRKQSKEPSGSPTPKRPRGRPKGSKKSHTTKSKKATGTTAEKRRGRPKKEIFITPKPQLHSGLNAYSSVLLRCASAATRLSAVFSIHLHTAGGQQFTGLQFCCGF